The proteins below come from a single Dermatophilaceae bacterium Soc4.6 genomic window:
- a CDS encoding ABC-F family ATP-binding cassette domain-containing protein has product MITATGIELRAGPRLLLDNASFRIAEGDRIGLVGRNGAGKTTLTKVLAGEGQPAAGTVTSSGEVGYLPQDPRTGDMDVLARDRILAARGLDTIIRNLRDTEKAMASEDEAVHEKAMRRYGRLDDEFTAAGGYAAESEAATIASALALEERILSQPMHTLSGGQRRRVELSRILFSGAKTLLLDEPTNHLDADSILWLRDYLRSYKGGLVIISHDVEMLDSVVNRVFHLDANRAEVDIYNIGWKTYLNQRETDERRRKRERQNAEKKAGVLMAQADKMRAKATKAVAAQNMARRAEKLLAGIEGERVQDKVAKLRFPKPAACGKTPLRASGLSRSYGSLEIFTDVDLAIDRGSRVVVLGLNGAGKTTLLRMLAGVDAPDTGEIEAGHGLKLGYYAQEHENLDIDRTVLENMKSSAPELGETEVRKTLGSFLFSGDDVLKPARVLSGGEKTRLSLAMLVVSAANVLLLDEPTNNLDPASRAEILGALSTYEGAVVLVTHDEGAVLALEPEKILLLPDGVEDLWGPDYLDLITLA; this is encoded by the coding sequence GTGATCACCGCCACCGGGATCGAGCTGCGTGCTGGCCCCCGACTCCTGCTCGACAACGCCTCCTTCCGGATCGCCGAGGGCGACCGCATCGGGCTCGTCGGCCGCAACGGTGCCGGCAAGACCACGCTGACCAAGGTGCTCGCCGGCGAGGGGCAGCCCGCTGCCGGGACGGTCACCTCGTCCGGCGAGGTGGGCTACCTACCTCAGGACCCCCGCACCGGCGACATGGACGTGCTGGCCCGTGACCGCATCCTCGCCGCCCGCGGCCTCGACACGATCATCCGCAACCTGCGCGACACCGAGAAGGCCATGGCCTCCGAGGACGAGGCCGTTCACGAGAAGGCGATGCGCCGATACGGACGCCTCGACGACGAGTTCACTGCGGCGGGCGGGTATGCCGCCGAGTCCGAGGCGGCCACCATCGCCAGTGCGCTGGCCCTCGAGGAGCGGATCCTCTCCCAGCCCATGCACACCCTCTCCGGTGGCCAGCGCCGGCGGGTCGAGCTCTCGCGCATCCTCTTCTCCGGCGCCAAGACGCTGCTGCTCGACGAGCCGACCAACCACCTCGACGCCGACTCGATCCTGTGGCTGCGTGACTACCTGCGCTCGTACAAGGGCGGGCTGGTCATCATCAGCCACGACGTCGAGATGCTCGACTCGGTCGTCAACCGGGTCTTCCACCTCGACGCCAACCGCGCCGAGGTCGACATCTACAACATCGGCTGGAAGACCTACCTCAACCAGCGCGAGACCGACGAGCGTCGCCGCAAGCGCGAGCGGCAGAACGCCGAGAAGAAGGCCGGGGTGCTGATGGCCCAGGCCGACAAGATGCGGGCCAAGGCGACCAAGGCGGTGGCGGCGCAGAACATGGCCCGTCGGGCCGAGAAGCTGCTGGCGGGCATCGAGGGCGAGCGGGTGCAGGACAAGGTGGCCAAGCTGCGCTTCCCGAAGCCCGCCGCCTGCGGCAAGACGCCGCTGCGGGCGTCGGGCCTGTCGCGCTCCTACGGCTCGCTCGAGATCTTCACCGACGTCGACCTGGCGATCGACCGTGGCTCACGGGTCGTCGTGCTCGGCCTCAACGGCGCGGGGAAGACCACGCTGCTGCGGATGCTGGCCGGGGTCGATGCTCCTGACACGGGTGAGATCGAGGCCGGGCACGGTCTCAAGCTCGGCTACTACGCCCAGGAGCACGAGAACCTCGACATCGACCGCACCGTCCTCGAGAACATGAAGTCGTCGGCCCCCGAGCTCGGCGAGACCGAGGTCCGCAAGACCCTCGGCTCGTTCCTCTTCTCGGGCGACGACGTCCTCAAGCCGGCCCGGGTGCTGTCGGGCGGCGAGAAGACGCGTCTCTCACTGGCCATGCTGGTGGTCTCGGCGGCCAACGTGCTCCTGCTCGACGAGCCGACCAACAACCTCGACCCGGCCTCTCGCGCCGAGATCCTCGGGGCCCTGTCGACCTACGAGGGTGCCGTCGTGCTCGTCACCCACGACGAGGGGGCGGTGCTCGCCCTCGAGCCGGAGAAGATCCTGCTGCTCCCGGACGGGGTCGAAGACCTGTGGGGCCCCGACTACCTCGACCTGATCACGCTCGCCTAG
- the csrA gene encoding carbon storage regulator CsrA, with translation MLVLSRRVGESIAIGDDVVVTVLEVRGDVVRIGIAAPRSVTVHRSELLEELERSNQEAASPSDDAVRSLRDALRLRKG, from the coding sequence ATGCTGGTTCTGAGTCGTCGCGTCGGTGAGAGCATCGCCATCGGTGACGACGTCGTCGTGACCGTGCTCGAGGTGCGGGGTGACGTGGTCCGCATCGGCATCGCCGCGCCCCGGTCGGTCACCGTCCACCGGTCCGAGCTCCTCGAGGAGCTCGAGCGCAGCAACCAGGAGGCCGCCTCGCCCAGCGACGACGCCGTGCGGTCCCTGCGCGACGCGCTGCGCCTGCGCAAGGGCTGA
- a CDS encoding flagellar assembly protein FliW encodes MMATASLPATATNLHLGRGLMPSEIPVIELVQPMPGFADRHRFALVQVDEDGLLCSLRSLDDPDLRFLVAPPMPFFPDYAPEVGDDVVEQLGIDSVDDILLLVVLTAGPSLETSTANLAAPVLVNLRTRRAQQVILADPGLSVTAPLVTP; translated from the coding sequence ATGATGGCGACGGCGTCGCTCCCGGCGACCGCGACCAACCTCCACCTGGGCAGGGGCCTGATGCCATCCGAGATCCCGGTCATCGAGCTCGTCCAGCCGATGCCCGGCTTCGCCGACCGGCACCGGTTCGCGCTGGTCCAGGTCGACGAGGACGGGCTCCTGTGCTCGCTGCGCTCCCTCGACGACCCCGACCTGCGATTCCTCGTGGCGCCACCGATGCCCTTCTTCCCCGACTACGCCCCCGAGGTCGGTGACGACGTGGTCGAGCAGCTGGGGATCGACTCGGTCGACGACATCCTGCTCCTGGTGGTGCTGACCGCTGGCCCCTCGCTCGAGACCAGCACAGCCAACCTCGCCGCCCCCGTGCTGGTCAACCTGCGCACCCGGCGGGCCCAGCAGGTGATCCTCGCGGACCCGGGGCTCTCGGTCACCGCGCCGCTCGTGACCCCGTGA
- the flgL gene encoding flagellar hook-associated protein FlgL, with amino-acid sequence MTITRVTQRMMTNRSVGGMQAGLARISQVQEQLSTGRVLNRPSDSPTGTSAAMRLRDSLSSVKQYQRNGQDGLGWLGQIDGALASVTTSLGRAKDLAIQGANAVNSSPSAREALATEIDQIRSGLVSDANTTYLDRPVFGGVTAGGKAYDSAGAFVGVAGAVNRSVADGVKIRVDVDGPSAFGPPGGSVFDHLSTLSNALRAGDGAGLSASISDLQADLTRIQSARAQAGGAYNRVEAAIGSAADSELRLTASLSDVENVDLPKATIELQLANVAYQAALGATSKVIQPSLLDFLR; translated from the coding sequence ATGACCATCACCCGGGTCACCCAGCGGATGATGACCAACCGGTCGGTGGGGGGGATGCAGGCAGGGCTCGCGCGGATCTCCCAGGTGCAGGAGCAGCTCTCGACCGGTCGCGTGCTCAACCGCCCGTCGGACTCGCCGACCGGCACGAGCGCCGCCATGCGCCTGCGCGACTCCCTGTCCTCGGTCAAGCAGTACCAGCGCAACGGGCAGGACGGTCTGGGCTGGCTGGGCCAGATCGACGGCGCGCTCGCGTCGGTCACCACATCGCTCGGCCGCGCGAAGGACCTCGCGATCCAGGGGGCCAACGCGGTCAACTCCAGCCCGTCGGCCCGGGAGGCGCTCGCAACCGAGATCGACCAGATCCGCTCCGGCCTCGTCTCCGACGCCAACACGACCTACCTCGACCGACCGGTCTTCGGCGGCGTCACCGCCGGTGGCAAGGCCTACGACTCCGCGGGCGCCTTCGTCGGTGTCGCCGGGGCGGTCAACCGCTCGGTCGCCGACGGGGTCAAGATCCGGGTCGACGTCGACGGACCGTCGGCCTTCGGCCCACCGGGGGGCTCGGTCTTCGACCACCTCAGCACGCTGTCGAACGCCCTGCGTGCCGGTGACGGCGCCGGTCTCAGCGCCAGCATCTCCGACCTCCAGGCCGACCTCACCCGGATCCAGAGCGCCAGGGCCCAGGCCGGTGGCGCCTACAACCGGGTGGAGGCAGCGATCGGCTCGGCAGCCGACAGCGAGCTGCGGCTCACGGCCTCCCTCTCCGACGTGGAGAACGTCGACCTGCCCAAGGCCACGATCGAGCTCCAGCTGGCCAACGTGGCCTACCAGGCGGCGCTGGGGGCGACGAGCAAGGTCATCCAGCCGAGCCTGCTGGACTTTCTGCGATGA
- the flgK gene encoding flagellar hook-associated protein FlgK has translation MTGTFGSFTTALSALNYTRVAMDVASSNIANVSTDGYTRRRVEAASVGGPTQPAMWSRYDGHGDGVTVTGVSRLTDGLLDSRMRTEHGNQSYLDVRQTALDRLEQGVGEPGTTGVSAALADFRASWHDLVNNPGNAAARSQVLGRATTLAEGIAAQSRQIAATQGDQRLQLSSVVGEVNSLATGLADANRAIASGTMAGADVSTLLDTRDQLTLRLTELTGGTASIRSDGGSDFAVAGLSLVSGKDASVFRVASGVTATGSADGNPVTFSLTAPGGSAATLSTPPRGEVGALAELIDVTLPAYQVGLDAVAQQLADTVNTQHQGGFDAAGNPGVALFAYTAGSPASSLTVAISDPALLAASSISGGVLDGGNADLLGATSGVEGSYQQLVNGLGTTVQAARRAAGNQQVLTNQFDGAHEQLAGVNLDEETVTMMQNQRAFEAASKVLSTLDSVLDTLINRMLV, from the coding sequence ATGACCGGCACCTTCGGTTCGTTCACCACCGCGCTCAGCGCGCTCAACTACACCCGCGTCGCCATGGACGTGGCCAGCAGCAACATCGCCAACGTCTCCACCGACGGCTACACCCGCCGACGGGTCGAGGCGGCCTCGGTGGGTGGGCCCACCCAGCCCGCCATGTGGTCCCGCTACGACGGGCACGGTGACGGGGTGACCGTCACCGGCGTCTCCCGGCTGACCGACGGGCTGCTCGACAGCCGGATGCGCACCGAGCACGGTAACCAGAGCTACCTCGACGTGCGTCAGACCGCCCTCGACCGGCTCGAGCAGGGTGTCGGCGAGCCCGGCACCACCGGCGTCTCCGCCGCCCTGGCCGACTTCCGCGCGTCGTGGCACGACCTGGTCAACAACCCCGGTAACGCCGCCGCCCGCAGCCAGGTGCTGGGCAGGGCCACCACCCTCGCCGAGGGTATCGCCGCCCAGAGCCGCCAGATCGCGGCCACGCAGGGTGACCAGCGGCTGCAGCTGAGCTCGGTCGTCGGTGAGGTCAACTCCCTGGCGACGGGCCTGGCCGACGCCAACCGGGCCATCGCCTCCGGCACGATGGCCGGCGCCGACGTGAGCACCCTGCTCGACACGCGCGACCAGCTGACCCTGAGGCTCACCGAGCTGACCGGGGGCACGGCCTCCATCCGCAGCGACGGGGGGTCCGACTTCGCGGTCGCCGGCCTGTCGCTGGTCAGCGGCAAGGACGCCTCGGTCTTCCGGGTCGCCTCCGGGGTCACCGCGACGGGCAGCGCAGACGGCAACCCGGTCACCTTCAGCCTCACCGCGCCCGGCGGGTCGGCGGCCACCCTGTCCACGCCGCCCCGAGGTGAGGTCGGCGCCCTGGCCGAGCTGATCGACGTCACGCTCCCCGCCTACCAGGTGGGTCTGGACGCGGTGGCCCAGCAGCTCGCCGACACGGTCAACACCCAGCACCAGGGCGGCTTCGACGCCGCCGGGAACCCCGGCGTGGCGCTCTTCGCCTACACAGCGGGCTCACCCGCCTCCAGCCTCACGGTGGCGATCAGCGACCCCGCGCTGCTGGCGGCGTCCTCGATCTCGGGAGGGGTGCTCGACGGTGGCAACGCCGACCTGCTGGGCGCCACCTCTGGCGTCGAAGGCAGCTACCAGCAGCTCGTCAACGGCCTCGGCACCACGGTCCAGGCCGCCCGTCGGGCGGCCGGCAACCAGCAGGTGCTCACCAACCAGTTCGACGGCGCGCACGAACAGCTCGCCGGCGTCAACCTCGACGAGGAGACCGTCACCATGATGCAGAACCAGCGGGCCTTCGAGGCCGCGTCGAAGGTGCTGAGCACCCTCGACTCGGTGCTCGACACCCTCATCAACCGGATGCTCGTCTGA
- the flgN gene encoding flagellar export chaperone FlgN translates to MEKLSQILWRERELLESLLFHLDVERLVLSSGRTRWLARAADDVEAVLQSLRETEILRSVVADEAAGALGLSHSSSLRSLAESLDEPWKSIMIDHRDAFLLVSREIQALAETNRELLTFGLRSARETLMGLGEEGVQGYRPDGAAVLERPTPRLVDRSL, encoded by the coding sequence CTCGAGTCCCTGTTGTTCCACCTCGACGTGGAACGACTGGTGCTGAGCTCTGGCCGCACGAGATGGCTGGCCCGCGCCGCCGACGACGTCGAGGCGGTGCTCCAGAGCCTGCGCGAGACCGAGATCCTGCGCTCCGTGGTCGCGGACGAGGCGGCCGGAGCGCTGGGTCTGAGCCACAGCTCGAGCCTGCGCTCGCTCGCCGAGTCGCTCGACGAGCCGTGGAAGTCGATCATGATCGACCACCGGGACGCCTTCCTCCTGGTGAGCCGAGAGATCCAGGCCCTGGCCGAGACCAACCGGGAGCTCCTGACCTTCGGGCTGCGGTCGGCCCGAGAGACCCTCATGGGGCTCGGCGAGGAAGGTGTCCAGGGCTACCGACCCGACGGCGCCGCCGTGCTGGAACGACCCACCCCCCGACTCGTGGACAGGAGCTTGTGA